A window of the Henckelia pumila isolate YLH828 chromosome 3, ASM3356847v2, whole genome shotgun sequence genome harbors these coding sequences:
- the LOC140889846 gene encoding phosphoribosylaminoimidazole carboxylase, chloroplastic-like, producing the protein MQELSVIVARGRDNTMVCYPVVETIHRENICHIVKSPANVSWKILRLATDVAYKAVSSLDGAGIFAVELFLTADDQVLLNEVAPRPHNSGHHTIESCFASQYENHLRAVVGLTLGNPSMKTPAAIMYNILGEEEGELGFLLVNQLIGSALRIPGASVHWYDKPGDKGGC; encoded by the exons ATGCAGGAGCTTTCTGTCATAGTGGCTAGAGGAAGAGATAATACTATGGTGTGCTATCCTGTTGTAGAAACTATCCACAG GGAGAACATTTGTCACATTGTCAAGTCCCCTGCCAATGTGTCGTGGAAGATTCTAAGGCTTGCAACTGATGTTGCATACAAGGCCGTGAGTTCTTTAGACGGTGCTGGTATATTTGCGGTTGAGTTGTTTTTGACAGCTGATGACCAG GTCTTACTCAATGAAGTGGCACCCAGACCTCATAATAGTGGGCATCACACAATTGAGTCGTGTTTTGCTTCACAATATGAGAACCATCTGAGGGCCGTTGTTGGTCTTACACTAGGCAATCCATCGATGAAGACTCCAGCAGCTATCATGTACAATATACTGGGAGAAGAGGAG GGAGAACTAGGTTTCCTACTTGTCAATCAATTAATTGGAAGTGCATTGAGAATCCCTGGAGCATCAGTTCATTGGTATGACAAACCAG GGGATAAAGGTGGATGTTAA